The Fundulus heteroclitus isolate FHET01 chromosome 13, MU-UCD_Fhet_4.1, whole genome shotgun sequence genome contains a region encoding:
- the LOC105924237 gene encoding serine/threonine-protein phosphatase 6 regulatory ankyrin repeat subunit A isoform X1, translating into MAVIKTQDQPSLLRAIFNVDPDEVRSFIFKKEDVNLQDNEKRTPLHAAAHLGDAEIIELLLLAGAKVNAKDKKWLTPLHRAVASCNEDAVTTLLRHSAEVNARDKNWQTPLHVAASNKAVRCAEALIPLLSNINVTDRAGRTALHHAAFTGHVEMVKLLLSRGANINVFDKKDRRAIHWAAYMGHLEIVKLLVASGAEVDCKDKQAYTPLHAAASSGMRSTVHYLLSLSVHVNEVNAYGNTPLHLACYNGQDVVVGQLIEAGANVHQVNEKGFSALHFASSSRQGALCQELLLAHGACINLKSKDGKTPLHMAATHGRFSCSQALIQNGAEIDCEDCNRNTALHIAARYGHELIIASLIKHGANTAKRGIHGMLPLQLAALSGFADCCRKLLSSGFVIDTPDDFGRTCLHAAAAGGNLDCLNLLLNTGADFNRKDNFGRAPLHYASANCNYQCVFVLVGSGASVNDLDQSSCSPLHYAAAADSDGKCVEYLLRNDADPGLKDRQGYNAVHYASAYGRTLCLELIASVRPLDALMETSGTDILRDSDSQAPLSPLHLAAYHGHCGALEVLLASLLDVDVRTPDGRTPLSLASSRGHQECVSLLLHHGASPMTCDYIYKKTSLHAAAMNGHQECLHLLLSSNNQPINVDAQDNNRQTPLMLAVLNGNTQCVESLLDHGACADTQDRWGRTALHSGAATGQEGCVEVLVRRGAAVCVKDIRGRTPLHLASACGHVAVLLHLLATSLPSDTPLTDNQGYTPLHWACYNGYDACVEILLDHEVLGRIKGNPFSPLHCAVMNDNEGVAEMLIDFLGEDIVNATDSKGRTPLHAAAFSDHVECISLLLSQGAQANAVDTLEHKTPLMMAALNGQTNAVEVLVSSGKTDLSLQDVDRNTALHLACCKGHETSALLILEKISDRNLINCTNAALQTPLHVAARMGLTVVVQELLGKGASVLAVDENGYTPALACAPNRDVADCLALILNSMMPTSPMVTIAAIPALSLAPTVINHHPTSNHISKGVAFDAPPALRPDHASYCRPERPLSSVSADDELNDSDSETY; encoded by the exons CCGTCCCTGTTGAGAGCCATCTTTAACGTGGACCCAGACGAAGTTCGCTCttttatctttaagaaagaggACGTCAACCTTCAG GACAATGAGAAGCGGACCCCACTCCACGCTGCGGCGCACCTAGGAGACGCTGAGATCATTGAGCTGCTCCTCCTTGCAG GAGCCAAAGTTAATGCCAAAGATAAGAAGTGGTTGACTCCTCTTCACCGGGCTGTGGCTTCCTGTAATGAG GATGCGGTGACGACGTTGCTGAGGCACAGCGCGGAGGTGAACGCTCGGGACAAGAACTGGCAGACGCCGCTTCACGTAGCAGCCAGCAACAAGGCGGTGCGCTGTGCCGAGGCTTTGATCCCGTTGCTGAGCAACATCAACGTGACTGACCGCGCAGGACGCACGGCGCTGCACCACGCCGCCTTCACTGGGCATGTGGAG ATGGTGAAGTTGCTGCTGTCCAGAGGAGCCAACATTAATGTATTTGACAAGAAGGACAGGAGAGCCATCCACTGGGCAGCCTACATGG GTCACCTGGAGATTGTGAAGTTGCTGGTGGCCAGCGGAGCTGAGGTCGACTGTAAGGACAAGCAGGCCTACACGCCGCTTCATGCTGCCGCCTCCAGTGGCATGCGCAGCACGGTGCACTACCTGTTAAGCCTCAGTGTCCAT GTGAACGAGGTTAACGCCTACGGCAACACGCCGCTCCACCTGGCCTGTTACAACGGACAGGACGTGGTGGTCGGCCAGCTCATCGAGGCGGGAGCTAATGTACACCAA GTGAACGAGAAAGGGTTTTCTGCACTTCACTTCGCTTCGTCTTCACGCCAAGGTGCGCTGTgccaggagctgctgctggccCACGGAGCATGCATCAACCTGAAG AGTAAGGATGGTAAGACCCCCCTCCACATGGCAGCTACACACGGACGGTTCTCCTGCTCCCAGGCCCTCATTCAAAATG GAGCTGAGATAGACTGTGAAGACTGCAACAGAAACACTGCCCTCCACATCGCAGCCCGCTATGGCCATGAACTCATCATCGCATCGCTCATCAAACACGGTGCCAACACTGCCAA gAGAGGCATTCACGGGATGTTACCGCTCCAGCTGGCAGCTCTCAGCGGCTTCGCTGACTGCTGCAGGAAACTGCTGTCCTCAG GATTTGTCATAGACACCCCCGATGACTTTGGAAGGACCTGTCTGCATGCTGCTGCGGCGGGAGG AAACCTGGATTGTCTGAACCTGCTGTTAAACACCGGAGCagactttaacaggaaggacaACTTTGGAAG GGCTCCGCTACACTATGCATCAGCCAACTGTAACtaccagtgtgtgtttgtgctggtGGGCTCTGGGGCGAGTGTTAATGATCTGGATCAGAGCAGCTGCAGCCCTTTGCACTACGCCGCTGCCGCCGACTCAGATGGAAA atgtgtggaGTACCTGCTGAGGAACGATGCTGATCCAGGACTGAAGGACAGACAGGGTTACAATGCGGTGCACTATGCCTCAGCCTATGGGCGCACACTCTGCCTGGAACTG ATCGCAAGTGTGAGACCTCTTGATGCG ttAATGGAGACATCAGGAACTGACATCCTGAGGGACTCAGACAGCCAGGCCCCCCTAAGTCCACTTCATCTGGCG GCTTACCACGGACACTGCGGGGCATTAGAGGTCCTCCTGGCATCCCTGCTGGACGTGGACGTGCGGACCCCAGACGGACGGACCCCTCTAAGTTTAGCCTCCTCCAGGGGCCATCAGGAATGTGTGTCCCTGCTGCTACATCACGGCGCTTCCCCCATGACCTGTGACTATATATACAAAAAGACATCCTTACATGCTGCAG CTATGAACGGCCACCAAGAGTGCCTGCACCTGCTTCTGAGTAGCAACAATCAACCCATTAATGTGGATGCACAAGACAACAACAGACA GACGCCTCTGATGTTGGCAGTTCTGAACGGAAACACACAGTGTGTGGAGTCTCTGCTCGATCACGGAGCCTGTGCGGACACTCAGGACCGCTGGGGCCGGACGGCCCTGCACAGCGGG GCTGCCACAGGTCAGGAGGGGTGTGTGGAGGTCCTCGTCCGTCGAGGGGCCGCTGTGTGTGTGAAGGACATCCGGGGCCGCACCCCACTGCACCTGGCTTCAGCTTGTGGCCACGTGGCAGTCCTCTTACACCTCCTGGCGACCTCCCTCCCATCCGACACGCCCCTCACAGACAACCAGGGCTACACGCCGTTGCACTGGGCCTGCTATAACG GTTATGATGCATGTGTGGAGATTCTGTTGGATCACGAGGTGCTCGGGAGGATTAAGGGAAACCCCTTCAGCCCGCTGCACTGTGCTGT TATGAACGATAACGAGGGGGTGGCCGAGATGTTAATAGATTTTCTGGGTGAAGACATCGTCAACGCCACAGACTCCAAAGGAAG AACCCCCCTGCACGCTGCTGCGTTCTCTGACCATGTGGAGTGCATTTCTCTCCTTCTGAGCCAAGGAGCGCAGGCCAACGCTGTCGACACATTGGAGCACAAAACACCGCTGATGATGGCGGCTCTGAACGGCCAGACCAACGCTGTGG AGGTGCTGGTGAGCAGTGGGAAAACAGACTTGTCCCTGCAGGATGTAGACAGGAACACAGCTCTGCATCTAGCTTGTTGCAAG GGCCATGAAACGAGTGCCTTGTTGATTCTTGAGAAAATCAGCGACAGGAACCTCATCAACTGCACCAACGCTGCCCTCCAGAC GCCGCTGCATGTAGCAGCCCGGATGGGGCTGACGGTGGTGGTCCAGGAGCTGCTGGGGAAAGGAGCCAGCGTGTTGGCGGTGGATGAGAACG GTTATACTCCAGCTTTGGCCTGTGCCCCCAACCGCGACGTGGCCGACTGCCTGGCCCTCATCCTCAACTCCATGATGCCCACCTCCCCCATGGTGACGATAGCAGCCATACCCGCTTTGTCTCTCGCCCCGACAGTCATCAACCACCACCCGACCTCGAACCACATCTCCAAAGGTGTTGCGTTTGACGCTCCGCCTGCACTGAGACCCGACCACGCCTCATACTGCAGGCCGGAGAGGCCGCTCTCCTCCGTTTCCGCAGACGATGAACTGAACGACTCAGACTCTGAGACCTACTGA
- the LOC105924237 gene encoding serine/threonine-protein phosphatase 6 regulatory ankyrin repeat subunit A isoform X2, with amino-acid sequence MRSERASRVCIVVLEEVEEDEPSSSSSSSSPPPRPKAFHEPRAHQVSRGAPAQDDKPSLLRAIFNVDPDEVRSFIFKKEDVNLQDNEKRTPLHAAAHLGDAEIIELLLLAGAKVNAKDKKWLTPLHRAVASCNEDAVTTLLRHSAEVNARDKNWQTPLHVAASNKAVRCAEALIPLLSNINVTDRAGRTALHHAAFTGHVEMVKLLLSRGANINVFDKKDRRAIHWAAYMGHLEIVKLLVASGAEVDCKDKQAYTPLHAAASSGMRSTVHYLLSLSVHVNEVNAYGNTPLHLACYNGQDVVVGQLIEAGANVHQVNEKGFSALHFASSSRQGALCQELLLAHGACINLKSKDGKTPLHMAATHGRFSCSQALIQNGAEIDCEDCNRNTALHIAARYGHELIIASLIKHGANTAKRGIHGMLPLQLAALSGFADCCRKLLSSGFVIDTPDDFGRTCLHAAAAGGNLDCLNLLLNTGADFNRKDNFGRAPLHYASANCNYQCVFVLVGSGASVNDLDQSSCSPLHYAAAADSDGKCVEYLLRNDADPGLKDRQGYNAVHYASAYGRTLCLELIASVRPLDALMETSGTDILRDSDSQAPLSPLHLAAYHGHCGALEVLLASLLDVDVRTPDGRTPLSLASSRGHQECVSLLLHHGASPMTCDYIYKKTSLHAAAMNGHQECLHLLLSSNNQPINVDAQDNNRQTPLMLAVLNGNTQCVESLLDHGACADTQDRWGRTALHSGAATGQEGCVEVLVRRGAAVCVKDIRGRTPLHLASACGHVAVLLHLLATSLPSDTPLTDNQGYTPLHWACYNGYDACVEILLDHEVLGRIKGNPFSPLHCAVMNDNEGVAEMLIDFLGEDIVNATDSKGRTPLHAAAFSDHVECISLLLSQGAQANAVDTLEHKTPLMMAALNGQTNAVEVLVSSGKTDLSLQDVDRNTALHLACCKGHETSALLILEKISDRNLINCTNAALQTPLHVAARMGLTVVVQELLGKGASVLAVDENGYTPALACAPNRDVADCLALILNSMMPTSPMVTIAAIPALSLAPTVINHHPTSNHISKGVAFDAPPALRPDHASYCRPERPLSSVSADDELNDSDSETY; translated from the exons CCGTCCCTGTTGAGAGCCATCTTTAACGTGGACCCAGACGAAGTTCGCTCttttatctttaagaaagaggACGTCAACCTTCAG GACAATGAGAAGCGGACCCCACTCCACGCTGCGGCGCACCTAGGAGACGCTGAGATCATTGAGCTGCTCCTCCTTGCAG GAGCCAAAGTTAATGCCAAAGATAAGAAGTGGTTGACTCCTCTTCACCGGGCTGTGGCTTCCTGTAATGAG GATGCGGTGACGACGTTGCTGAGGCACAGCGCGGAGGTGAACGCTCGGGACAAGAACTGGCAGACGCCGCTTCACGTAGCAGCCAGCAACAAGGCGGTGCGCTGTGCCGAGGCTTTGATCCCGTTGCTGAGCAACATCAACGTGACTGACCGCGCAGGACGCACGGCGCTGCACCACGCCGCCTTCACTGGGCATGTGGAG ATGGTGAAGTTGCTGCTGTCCAGAGGAGCCAACATTAATGTATTTGACAAGAAGGACAGGAGAGCCATCCACTGGGCAGCCTACATGG GTCACCTGGAGATTGTGAAGTTGCTGGTGGCCAGCGGAGCTGAGGTCGACTGTAAGGACAAGCAGGCCTACACGCCGCTTCATGCTGCCGCCTCCAGTGGCATGCGCAGCACGGTGCACTACCTGTTAAGCCTCAGTGTCCAT GTGAACGAGGTTAACGCCTACGGCAACACGCCGCTCCACCTGGCCTGTTACAACGGACAGGACGTGGTGGTCGGCCAGCTCATCGAGGCGGGAGCTAATGTACACCAA GTGAACGAGAAAGGGTTTTCTGCACTTCACTTCGCTTCGTCTTCACGCCAAGGTGCGCTGTgccaggagctgctgctggccCACGGAGCATGCATCAACCTGAAG AGTAAGGATGGTAAGACCCCCCTCCACATGGCAGCTACACACGGACGGTTCTCCTGCTCCCAGGCCCTCATTCAAAATG GAGCTGAGATAGACTGTGAAGACTGCAACAGAAACACTGCCCTCCACATCGCAGCCCGCTATGGCCATGAACTCATCATCGCATCGCTCATCAAACACGGTGCCAACACTGCCAA gAGAGGCATTCACGGGATGTTACCGCTCCAGCTGGCAGCTCTCAGCGGCTTCGCTGACTGCTGCAGGAAACTGCTGTCCTCAG GATTTGTCATAGACACCCCCGATGACTTTGGAAGGACCTGTCTGCATGCTGCTGCGGCGGGAGG AAACCTGGATTGTCTGAACCTGCTGTTAAACACCGGAGCagactttaacaggaaggacaACTTTGGAAG GGCTCCGCTACACTATGCATCAGCCAACTGTAACtaccagtgtgtgtttgtgctggtGGGCTCTGGGGCGAGTGTTAATGATCTGGATCAGAGCAGCTGCAGCCCTTTGCACTACGCCGCTGCCGCCGACTCAGATGGAAA atgtgtggaGTACCTGCTGAGGAACGATGCTGATCCAGGACTGAAGGACAGACAGGGTTACAATGCGGTGCACTATGCCTCAGCCTATGGGCGCACACTCTGCCTGGAACTG ATCGCAAGTGTGAGACCTCTTGATGCG ttAATGGAGACATCAGGAACTGACATCCTGAGGGACTCAGACAGCCAGGCCCCCCTAAGTCCACTTCATCTGGCG GCTTACCACGGACACTGCGGGGCATTAGAGGTCCTCCTGGCATCCCTGCTGGACGTGGACGTGCGGACCCCAGACGGACGGACCCCTCTAAGTTTAGCCTCCTCCAGGGGCCATCAGGAATGTGTGTCCCTGCTGCTACATCACGGCGCTTCCCCCATGACCTGTGACTATATATACAAAAAGACATCCTTACATGCTGCAG CTATGAACGGCCACCAAGAGTGCCTGCACCTGCTTCTGAGTAGCAACAATCAACCCATTAATGTGGATGCACAAGACAACAACAGACA GACGCCTCTGATGTTGGCAGTTCTGAACGGAAACACACAGTGTGTGGAGTCTCTGCTCGATCACGGAGCCTGTGCGGACACTCAGGACCGCTGGGGCCGGACGGCCCTGCACAGCGGG GCTGCCACAGGTCAGGAGGGGTGTGTGGAGGTCCTCGTCCGTCGAGGGGCCGCTGTGTGTGTGAAGGACATCCGGGGCCGCACCCCACTGCACCTGGCTTCAGCTTGTGGCCACGTGGCAGTCCTCTTACACCTCCTGGCGACCTCCCTCCCATCCGACACGCCCCTCACAGACAACCAGGGCTACACGCCGTTGCACTGGGCCTGCTATAACG GTTATGATGCATGTGTGGAGATTCTGTTGGATCACGAGGTGCTCGGGAGGATTAAGGGAAACCCCTTCAGCCCGCTGCACTGTGCTGT TATGAACGATAACGAGGGGGTGGCCGAGATGTTAATAGATTTTCTGGGTGAAGACATCGTCAACGCCACAGACTCCAAAGGAAG AACCCCCCTGCACGCTGCTGCGTTCTCTGACCATGTGGAGTGCATTTCTCTCCTTCTGAGCCAAGGAGCGCAGGCCAACGCTGTCGACACATTGGAGCACAAAACACCGCTGATGATGGCGGCTCTGAACGGCCAGACCAACGCTGTGG AGGTGCTGGTGAGCAGTGGGAAAACAGACTTGTCCCTGCAGGATGTAGACAGGAACACAGCTCTGCATCTAGCTTGTTGCAAG GGCCATGAAACGAGTGCCTTGTTGATTCTTGAGAAAATCAGCGACAGGAACCTCATCAACTGCACCAACGCTGCCCTCCAGAC GCCGCTGCATGTAGCAGCCCGGATGGGGCTGACGGTGGTGGTCCAGGAGCTGCTGGGGAAAGGAGCCAGCGTGTTGGCGGTGGATGAGAACG GTTATACTCCAGCTTTGGCCTGTGCCCCCAACCGCGACGTGGCCGACTGCCTGGCCCTCATCCTCAACTCCATGATGCCCACCTCCCCCATGGTGACGATAGCAGCCATACCCGCTTTGTCTCTCGCCCCGACAGTCATCAACCACCACCCGACCTCGAACCACATCTCCAAAGGTGTTGCGTTTGACGCTCCGCCTGCACTGAGACCCGACCACGCCTCATACTGCAGGCCGGAGAGGCCGCTCTCCTCCGTTTCCGCAGACGATGAACTGAACGACTCAGACTCTGAGACCTACTGA